Below is a genomic region from Isachenkonia alkalipeptolytica.
CCACCAATAGCTGTGGCATCTCCGTCTCCGCTGACTACGATGACTTTTAAATCCGGATTGGCTAATTTAACACCGGTAGCAAAAGCTAATGCTCGACCGTGGGTGGTGTGTAATGTGTTAAAATCCATGTAGCCGGGGGCTCTGGAAGAACATCCAATTCCTGAAATAATACATACTTTTTGCTTATCATAACCTAGGTTTTCGATCGCCTCTGCAATGCCACGCATAATAATTCCATGACCACATCCGGGACACCAAATATGGGGTAATCGATTCATTCGAAAATTATTCTCAAGTAATTTGCTTGCTACTGCCATTTACAGAACCTCCTTAATTTTTTTTAAAACTTCTGTAGGAGTGATCGGCTCACCATTTGCTTTGCCAAGTAAAGAAACTTCACAGTTATTTCTTGCAATACGATCGACTTCATAATAATACTGACCTAAATTCATTTCCGCAACGATGATGTTGTCAACTTTTTTACTTAACTCTTTGACTCTTTTTTCTGGGAATGGCCACAGGGTTTTTGCTTTGAATACCCCTACCTTTTTACCGCTTCTTTGAGCTTCTCGTACTGCGCTCATAACGCTTCTAAAGGTTCCCCCATAGGATAGAATTAATAAGTCCATATCCTCTGTATAGTACTCATCATAAAGAAGTATATCTTCAAGGTTGTTCTCAATTTTGCCCATAATTCGACTCATAAGAATTTCCGTTACCGTAGGATCATTTTTAGGGAAACCAAATTCATCATGCATAAGTCCTGTTACATGGAACTTAAATCCCTCACCGAAGGCGGCCATTTTCGGAACTTCTAAACTATTATCATAGGCTTTATAATCGCTTTTCTCACTCTCATCCGGGGTTATCCGATTAAAAATTTCTATATCTGAAGGGTCTGGAATTTCAATTTTTTCACGCATATGTCCAATAACTTCATCCAACATCAAAAATACCGGTGTTCGATACTTTTCTGCTAGATTGAAGGCTTGAATCGTCAGGTCATAAGTTTCTCTGATTGAACTTGGACTTAGAGCTATGACGGGGTGGTCCCCATGGGTTCCCCATTTCGCTTGCATGACATCGCTTTGTGAAGGGGCTGTGGGAAGTCCCGTGCTTGGACCGCCTCTTTGCACATCCACAACAACACAAGGGATCTCCGTCAACATAGCGTAACCAATGTTTTCTTGTTTTAAGGAAAATCCTGGTCCACTAGTGGCAGTCATAGACTTCAAACCAGCTAATGAACCGCCTATAGTAGCAGCCATTCCTGCAATTTCGTCCTCCATCTGTATGAATTTCCCCCCCACTCGAGGCAATCGTTGAGCAGATATTTCTGCAATTTCTGTTGAAGGGGTAATGGGATAACCTGCAAAAAACTTCATTCCAGCAGCAAGTGCACCCTCAACACAGGCTTCATTTCCTTGCATTAACTTTAAATTTTTATTCACCATGTTTTCCCTCCTCTAAATAGATTGCAAAATCAGGACAGCGCAACTCACAGAGTCCGCATTTTATACATTTTTCTTTGTCTGTTACGTGGATCTTCTCTTTTTTTAGCTCAAGTATTTTTACCGGGCAAAAAGCGACGCAAATTCCACAACCTTTACACCAGGCTTGATTTGTTTTCAGTATAACATTTTTCTTATTCGACAAGAAACTCAGCTCCCTTCTGAAGTTTAATCCTTACTCTCAAGTACTAGAATAGCAAAGTTTCCGCGCACATGCAAGAAGTATTTCAAAAGCAAGTGAAAAATCTGAATTTATGCAAGTATGGTTTCAATATTTGCAATTAACATTGTCTTGTTTTTACTTTATCCGGTCTTTGCATTTTATTTATCAATCCGATGCAACGATTATATTTAAACTTGCAATTTTAAAAGAAGCAAGAATCCAAATGTTTTTGGATTCTTGCTTCTTTGTTATTCAAAGATATTAAATTGGATGGGTTTTATCTTCTTCGTTATAAAGACTTCCTTCAATTTTATACTTCTCTGTCCATCGTTTTTTAAAAAAAGGAAGGGCTACCTGGGGAAATAAGGCATAGGATAAAACATCTTCATCCTGTTCCATGTATTCTTTCATTTCCTCTCGAATAATTTCGAGTTGTGGTTTGAGATTATCTGCCGGGCGACAAGTGATCACTTCTTTGTCTCCAATGATCTTTTGAATAACTTCAGGATTCATAGGTTTAGGTGGTTGCCCATAGAGCCCACTCACATAATCCCGAACTTCCTTCGGTACCATCTTGTATCGTTCACCGGTAATTACGTTAAATACCGATTGGGTGCCTACGATTTGACTCATGGGAGTAACCAATGGAGGATAGCCGAGGTCCTCTCGTACTTTTGGAACTTCTTTTAATACAGCATCCAGTTGATCCTCTTTTTTCTGGGCTTTCAATTGGGAAATTAAGTTGGATAACATTCCTCCGGGAATTTGATATATCAAGGTATTTGCATCTACTCCCAGAACCTTGGGGTCAATGAGCCCTTCTTTTAAATATCGATCTCTTAAGGGTTTGAAATAATCCGCCACATCGCTAAGTTGTTTTAAGTTTAACCCGGAATCATAATCTGTCCCTTGTAGAGCTGCAACCATAGGTTCTGTAGGAGGCTGGGAAGTACCCAGGGCTAAGGGAGAGATCGCGGTGTCTACAACATCGGCGCCGGCTTCAATTGCCTTTAAATAAGTCATAGAAGCAATCCCACTACTGTAATGCGTATGCATCTGAACCGGGATCTTGATCGTTTCCTTCATAGCTTTGACTAAGTCATAGGCTACGTAGGGAGTTAAGATTCCCGACATGTCTTTTATGCAAATGGAGTCGGACCCCATATCTTCTAGTTGCTTGGCTTTTTTCACATAATACTCGATATTATGGACGGGACTAAGGGTATAGGAAATACAGCTCTGTGCATGTCCCCCTTCTTTTTTTGTGGTTTCCAGGGCAGTTATTAGGTTTCTGGTATCATTTAAAGCGTCGAAATTTCTTATTATATCAATACCGTTGTAAATCGCTCTTTTAACAAATTCCTCCACAACATCATCGGAATAATGTTTATACCCTAAAATATTTTGCCCCCGGAGCAACATCTGAAGCTTGGTATTTTTCACGTTTTTCCTGATTTTTCTCAAACGATCCCAGGGGTCTTCATCAAGGTATCTTAAACTGGAATCAAAGGTAGCTCCTCCCCACATTTCTAGAGAATGATATCCTACCTTATCCAAGGACTCTAAAATTGGAATCATATCCTCGGTTCTCATTCTTGTAGCTAATAGAGATTGATGGGCATCCCGTAAAACAGTTTCCGTAAACTTAACTTTTTTTGACATGCATAATCCTCCTTTAAATTGATTATTGTTTCTTCTGTCTTGATTTTTCTATCATATAAATTATTGGTGGACAATGGTCGTTATAGGGCATTGTGCCTTGGAAAATTTTATACTCTTCACTTGAAATATCTCCTAAATACTCTTCTAAGGCTTTTTTTTCTTCCATCCCTCCGGAATGGCCATAGTAAACAATAATGGAAATGATTCCTCCCACTTTCAACATGGTTAATGCCAAGTCTAAAGACTTAATCGTGGTGGTGGGATTCGTTATAATAGAGTTATCACTGCCTGGTAAGTATCCAAGGTTGTACATGAATACATCTACCGACTCGGAAATATAGTGATCGAAATACTCGTGGGAATCACAAATGCAATGTATTTGCGAACCAATGTAAGTACCCAAAGCTTCCTTTTTCAATAGTTTCAATGTATTATTCAAAGCGTTTTCTTGTATATCAAAGGCAAAAACCTTTCCGTTTGGTAGAACCCGTTGGCACAAGTACAGGGTGTCCTTACCATTTCCCATGGTAGCATCTACGGCTGTGCCGCCGTTCTCAAGTTTTTGATCTAATAAAATTTTCGTAATTTCTGTGCTGCGAAGAATGGAATTTATTGGCATGGGGAACTTCCTTTACATGGTTTGTTAAAAAACTTATTCAAATCCAACAAATATGAACCGGAATTATTGTTAGACTCTTTTTCTAAAATCTCCAGTGCTTCTGTCAAGTGGGCTTTTAGCCAACTTAAATCATTAATGGCAATTATATCATTTTGCTTAGAATAGCAATAGTGAAACGCTCCTCTTAAGAGGCCTTCAATAATTGAGGATTCAAGATGATCCATTGTTTGGAGGTCTTGAATCAAAGGGACAGACAAAGATTGCAAGTCAATTTTCACGTAACCCTGAAGTTGATGGCTATTAAAAATCCCCCAAAAAATCTCTGGTGAATCAAGGGACTCTATTACATTTGCTTTTTTACAAAAATCCAGAAAAGTGACCTGATCTTCCTTGTCGATCTTTCTAATCATTAA
It encodes:
- a CDS encoding oxaloacetate decarboxylase subunit alpha, yielding MSKKVKFTETVLRDAHQSLLATRMRTEDMIPILESLDKVGYHSLEMWGGATFDSSLRYLDEDPWDRLRKIRKNVKNTKLQMLLRGQNILGYKHYSDDVVEEFVKRAIYNGIDIIRNFDALNDTRNLITALETTKKEGGHAQSCISYTLSPVHNIEYYVKKAKQLEDMGSDSICIKDMSGILTPYVAYDLVKAMKETIKIPVQMHTHYSSGIASMTYLKAIEAGADVVDTAISPLALGTSQPPTEPMVAALQGTDYDSGLNLKQLSDVADYFKPLRDRYLKEGLIDPKVLGVDANTLIYQIPGGMLSNLISQLKAQKKEDQLDAVLKEVPKVREDLGYPPLVTPMSQIVGTQSVFNVITGERYKMVPKEVRDYVSGLYGQPPKPMNPEVIQKIIGDKEVITCRPADNLKPQLEIIREEMKEYMEQDEDVLSYALFPQVALPFFKKRWTEKYKIEGSLYNEEDKTHPI
- a CDS encoding tRNA (mnm(5)s(2)U34)-methyltransferase, with amino-acid sequence MPINSILRSTEITKILLDQKLENGGTAVDATMGNGKDTLYLCQRVLPNGKVFAFDIQENALNNTLKLLKKEALGTYIGSQIHCICDSHEYFDHYISESVDVFMYNLGYLPGSDNSIITNPTTTIKSLDLALTMLKVGGIISIIVYYGHSGGMEEKKALEEYLGDISSEEYKIFQGTMPYNDHCPPIIYMIEKSRQKKQ
- a CDS encoding 4Fe-4S binding protein, whose protein sequence is MSNKKNVILKTNQAWCKGCGICVAFCPVKILELKKEKIHVTDKEKCIKCGLCELRCPDFAIYLEEGKHGE
- a CDS encoding 2-oxoacid:acceptor oxidoreductase subunit alpha → MVNKNLKLMQGNEACVEGALAAGMKFFAGYPITPSTEIAEISAQRLPRVGGKFIQMEDEIAGMAATIGGSLAGLKSMTATSGPGFSLKQENIGYAMLTEIPCVVVDVQRGGPSTGLPTAPSQSDVMQAKWGTHGDHPVIALSPSSIRETYDLTIQAFNLAEKYRTPVFLMLDEVIGHMREKIEIPDPSDIEIFNRITPDESEKSDYKAYDNSLEVPKMAAFGEGFKFHVTGLMHDEFGFPKNDPTVTEILMSRIMGKIENNLEDILLYDEYYTEDMDLLILSYGGTFRSVMSAVREAQRSGKKVGVFKAKTLWPFPEKRVKELSKKVDNIIVAEMNLGQYYYEVDRIARNNCEVSLLGKANGEPITPTEVLKKIKEVL